Proteins from a single region of Pungitius pungitius chromosome 4, fPunPun2.1, whole genome shotgun sequence:
- the map1aa gene encoding microtubule-associated protein 1A isoform X2, which produces MKTIISQESSTFSLSSKELRFSDSRECRCISRHGSVRAGRECSTLAECRCRAVCTGADPAFILILIPSSSISSISTASLPALHPQDGQRTLQYHSDVLQAVVLVNPSEETAASEVRSLITDFAGNKLLILSGQSSEQGGDVLLEAGTFTWQHFSDIISNPQVIELLSKAASEQPSRLTVSCQGDGGWSSLGQSQEQQSFKNLLEYRLNPEPTLPDMDGVTEFTEYVSETVDVPSSFDLLEPPTSGGFLKLSKPCCYIFPGGRGDSALFAVNGFNILVDGGSDRKSCFWKLVRHLDRIDSVLLTHIGADNLPGINGLFQRKIAEQEEERNQGNGSGSNGEGMKNLISPELGIVFFNVPEKLRMPESTLKVKRSIEEASLTLQYLNKLGITPEPLHRVVSNTIEPITLFHKLGVGKLDMYVLNPVKESKEMQFLMQKWSGNSKAKTGITMANGKEGEISVPYLTSVTALIVWIPHRPTEKIVRVLFPGNAPQNKIFEGLEKLKHLDFLRYPVATQKDISSGAAPPIIKQTKMRSRTDSRESLKSSPKPHSKTTKKESSGQEDESKSDITKENKVEKKEEKKLKSLKATKQQKNSEVAPVGGQTEKKKISKEKTAKNEKVSKMEEKKDKEKKEIKKEKRNVKKDENIRKEEKKESKAKEDKKRDPSKPELRKITKPDLKPLTPEVRKTLHKAKTQAKPKADKNKAVKEEAHEKKPVPKNIPVEIAAAALADRSIMSSPEDLTEDFEALKQEELSKVKSEPIQNDVMFGHSLHTDTKVPSLVFQEEQVTSPETDAKSASPKSPVSEIEDKEDKGFSTHVGAAEKREASDGFDKKYEEEKMEKYDKYPSKDDIRDRSKKSDSSEEEGDVIEKADLEGTEDDEVLKYKTEEAKREKTGKELDTKSADPKPSSDAAISGLVATSASEQFSFIQDETIPGYSETEQTFSDEEIHEEPEDRIPQLRYDVGSYDISVPDVPGTFDSMHGIKEMKTSGPPDVKAKAFMGGHEPELAHYPAIIAAPLAEEEHISSATSITEYDKLSSFATSVAEDQSIASVTAPQTEEAGKHLLVLDTIHSVPSRPEAAQGKDFLHSAGTISPTSSLEDDKCFKSPSSDEYQPNIPEMEADAKIQSVHEEEDEEEDEDEDQTPNVDIPLGKLQEGYEQAAFMMLQEKEKSLSTTFSPPPPLFSTIQYSPTQAVKEKQSLFSSEGFKTDMKPISPHASFSSGLDLESHRQESEERCLSPDDSTMKLASPTQSVPTSSGYSPTEERPFKTEDKDEAAIGVKSANVSDSAAFIGDKTASEESEESSEDNEEEEEDDSYTEKDLQPTVKAKLMEAKEGCFLDDDFATEAKSAKTETQVEGTEKTNVSFSTDKPKPPMMYSDEDEKDDEIQSGEGSQKPLSTDQNKVDVEEESEEETDDASHEQEKSVHFNLYNFPEKESKEKAVYIRQDTPYVHGKTFSYSDIYGSVDSDSYCQESVDKEEIDGAKDEADMQKPEPQTPVTAPQPMLEKEGFKVSFGKDAYASPWLDSKSDSAIPPFEEVKDTFAYNTVSRFPSAADGPEALSTSLSPGKDDSFKSPTDGTEPQTYPSPRDAAAGFEERGGCLEVDMRKLTARDEEDYDDDVVDEDDSDEADEDEEDSDDGGVVDSDTEKGAKETSEKDVKSPISEMFGLQRPEFMVSMAGYGYNSQGTPSSSSSLTKTEQQVKVDSSFFSAKQTDLRDMSFSGQPLGFECSYGSSEKDSFLSSKTTGKDKEDFPLKSTEDSYYQNQKDETPDPLSKTSLDTSFQYTTTAAPGYSSSSAYSYSSSTSGSLSTSRQFGEELETPAEPLFEYSSFKDEQGMDPSFSSCAGAKDDYLEVSEKQVESTSSLTRFSPRSPFDEGKTFPSLSSTAFAEDKNEHKTKSGGVMDKGPQMDCFYKPEWSKGPKLDTAVGFGASSGAFAQHSEIDKDKEAASAALFGVTSSPRPEIEGKHYFEETESSEEEDEEAYMREMTRRSPSGGLASLSFSDKPVPQAACEKTAGALPDVFSSYVPLPFQSNKPDTVNGPKEVASAVAGAADGGAAAGRASSGTAKVEPREGAVAYRSSFEWEMSKSQMGMVPGDSPPHYRHDDEFEEECETEPEHPARPLSLSSADQPFRSPFYSEEHSRGGRDDDDDDDDEEDSDQDLASDVPLGATSSYASRSSPGYSSSEYRQPKQDLSPSFINPCMRHLSSEEDERERRSDQSQEAEGHDLSVKRRDHKQPHQHGGSLQQAGGAPAGLGLATEDTPPTSVSESLASQSDSDVPQVAGEGILDSDEDADYMPIDKISTAGGGSHHSSSRSNDPPPAPFMDPYPNPPRPDVCMVDPDSLGNGLVKKEPKAKGLKKTSGKTKSASPARRKRSPMPVKQMPSPRSASLKKKEADKSSRMSRLSDGQGSKDDDLSRSSYNPGKTLLNGVKSSSGSQKSGSAGAPGLPIYVDLAYVPNHCSAKNVDQEFFKRVRSAYYVVSGNDAASGEPGRGVLDALLDGKAQWGSNLQVTLIPTHDTEVTRDWYQQTHERQQELNIMVLASSSTVVMQDESFPACKIEF; this is translated from the exons atgaaaacaatcatctcTCAGGAGAGCTCGACGTTCAGCCTCTCATCGAAGGAGCTCCGCTTCTCTGATTCACGTGAATGCCGCTGCATCTCCCGACACGGGAGTGTCCGAGCGGGCCGTGAATGCAGCACGCTAGCAGAGTGTAGGTGTCGGGCTGTATGTACCGGGGCCGATCCcgccttcatcctcatcctcatccccagcagcagcatcagcagcatcagcaccgcCTCTCTCCCTGCGCTCCATCCACAGGACG GCCAGCGGACCCTCCAGTATCACAGTGATGTCCTGCAGGCAGTGGTGCTGGTGAACCCGTCAGAGGAGACCGCCGCCTCCGAG GTTCGCTCTCTAATCACCGACTTTGCCGGGAATAAGTTGCTCATACTGAGCGGCCAGAGCTCTGAGCAGGGAGGCGACGTCCTTCTGGAAGCTGGAACTTTCACCTGGCAGCACTTCTCAGACATCATCTCAAACCCTCAA GTGATTGAACTCCTGTCGAAGGCCGCTTCTGAACAACCATCCAGGCTCACTGTTTCCTGTCAGGGAGACGGAGGCTGGAGCTCCCTCGGCCAAAGCCAGGAGCAGCAGTCATTTAAAAACCTTCTGGAATACCGCCTGAACCCCGAACCGACCCTCCCCGACATGGACGGAGTCACGGAGTTCACCGAGTATGTCTCAGAGACAGTGGACGTGCCCTCGTCCTTCGACCTCCTGGAGCCGCCGACCTCTGGGGGCTTTCTGAAGCTTTCCAAACCCTGCTGCTACATCTTCCCCGGAGGTCGGGGAGACTCCGCCCTGTTCGCCGTCAACGGATTCAACATCCTGGTGGATGGGGGCTCCGATCGGAAGTCTTGCTTCTGGAAGCTGGTCCGCCACCTGGACCGGATCGACTCCGTTCTGCTCACCCACATCGGTGCAGACAACCTCCCGGGCATCAACGGGTTGTTCCAGAGAAAGATcgcagagcaggaggaggagcgtaACCAGGGAAACGGTTCCGGCAGCAACGGCGAAGGGATGAAGAACTTGATCTCTCCGGAGCTCGGGATCGTGTTTTTTAACGTGCCAGAGAAGCTTCGAATGCCAGAGTCCACACTGAAAGTGAAGCGCAGCATTGAGGAAGCATCTCTTACGTTGCAGTACCTCAACAAGCTTGGGATCACACCAGAGCCTCTTCACAGGGTGGTGAGCAACACGATTGAACCCATTACACTATTCCACAAACTTGGTGTTGGAAAGTTAGACATGTACGTCTTAAACCCCGTCAAAGAGAGCAAAGAGATGCAGTTTTTGATGCAGAAATGGTCCGGGAACAGCAAAGCCAAGACGGGGATTACTATGGCCAatggaaaagaaggagaaatatCGGTCCCCTATTTGACATCAGTTACCGCTCTTATTGTTTGGATTCCTCACCGTCCAACAGAAAAAATAGTCAGGGTGCTCTTCCCTGGAAATGCACCGCAGAATAAAATCTTTGAAGGCCTTGAGAAACTGAAACACCTCGACTTCTTGCGATACCCTGTGGCTACTCAAAAAGACATATCATCTGGTGCAGCTCCCCCCATTATCAAACAGACAAAAATGAGATCGAGAACCGACAGCAGAGAGAGTCTCAAGTCTTCCCCAAAGCCCCACTCTAAAACAACGAAGAAAGAAAGCAGTGGACAGGAGGACGAGTCCAAGAGTGATATCACTAAAGAGAATAAAGTGgaaaagaaggaagagaagaaactCAAAAGTCTAAAAGCCACCAAGCAACAGAAGAACAGTGAGGTGGCCCCTGTGGGGGGGCAGaccgagaaaaagaaaatatccaAGGAGAAAACTGCCAAGAATGAGAAAGTGTCCaagatggaagaaaagaaagacaaagagaaaaaagaaatcaagaaGGAGAAACGTAACGTAAAGAAAGATGAAAATataagaaaagaggagaaaaaggaaaGTAAAGCCAAGGAGGATAAAAAGAGGGACCCAAGTAAACCGGAGCTGAGGAAAATCACCAAACCTGACCTGAAGCCGCTCACCCCCGAAGTGAGAAAGACTCTGCACAAGGCCAAGACTCAGGCTAAGCCCAAGGcggacaaaaacaaagcagtgaAAGAGGAAGCTCATGAGAAAAAGCCAGTCCCAAAGAACATCCCTGTGGAGATCGCAGCAGCAGCTTTGGCCGACAGGTCCATCATGTCCTCTCCAGAGGACCTCACTGAAGACTTTGAGGCTCTGAAACAAGAAGAACTGTCAAAAGTAAAGAGTGAGCCAATCCAGAACGACGTGATGTTTGGTCATTCCCTGCACACAGATACCAAAGTCCCGTCTTTAGTTTTCCAAGAGGAGCAAGTCACATCACCAGAGACTGATGCAAAATCTGCTTCGCCCAAATCCCCTGTCAGCGAGATAGAAGACAAAGAAGACAAAGGCTTTTCGACACATGTTGGAGCCGCCGAAAAGAGGGAAGCAAGCGATGGCTTTGACAAGAAGTACGAAgaggagaaaatggagaaaTATGACAAATACCCATCAAAGGACGACATAAGAGACAGATCGAAGAAGAGCGACagctcagaggaggagggggacgtcATTGAAAAAGCTGACCTTGAAGGAACGGAAGACGACGAGGTACTGAAATATAAAACAGAGGAggccaaaagggaaaaaactggAAAAGAGCTGGACACCAAGTCAGCTGACCCAAAACCTTCATCAGACGCAGCCATCTCTGGGCTGGTAGCAACTTCTGCCTCGGAGCAGTTCTCCTTCATCCAAGATGAAACCATCCCCGGCTACTCCGAGACTGAGCAGACCTTCTCTGATGAGGAGATCCACGAGGAACCAGAGGATCGAATCCCACAGCTGCGCTACGATGTGGGCTCTTATGACATCTCAGTCCCCGACGTGCCTGGTACTTTTGACTCCATGCACGGGATAAAAGAGATGAAGACCTCCGGCCCTCCCGACGTCAAAGCCAAAGCCTTCATGGGAGGACATGAGCCTGAACTGGCACATTACCCCGCCATCATCGCCGCTCCTCTCGCAGAGGAGGAGCACATCTCCTCGGCGACTTCCATCACAGAATATGACAAATTGTCGTCCTTTGCCACGTCCGTAGCTGAGGACCAGTCAATAGCTTCTGTGACGGCGCCTCAGACCGAGGAAGCGGGGAAGCACCTTCTGGTGCTGGACACCATCCACAGTGTCCCCTCGCGTCCGGAGGCCGCCCAGGGGAAGGACTTTCTCCACTCGGCCGGAACCatttcccccacctcctctctggAGGACGATAAGTGCTTCAAGTCTCCCTCCTCCGACGAGTACCAGCCCAACATTCCTGAGATGGAGGCCGATGCAAAGATCCAATCGGTccacgaagaagaagacgaggaggaagacgaggacgaggatCAGACTCCTAACGTTGACATCCCTCTTGGTAAACTCCAAGAGGGCTACGAACAGGCAGCCTTCATGATGCTCCAAGAGAAGGAGAAATCTCTTTCTACCAcattttctccccctcctcctctcttttctacCATCCAGTACTCTCCCACACAGGCTGTCAAAGAAAAGCAGTCTCTCTTTAGCTCCGAGGGATTTAAGACTGATATGAAGCCCATTTCCCCCCATGCGTCTTTCTCCTCTGGGTTAGATTTAGAGTCCCACAGGCAGGAGAGTGAGGAGAGATGTCTGAGCCCAGATGACAGCACCATGAAACTGGCCTCACCCACACAGTCTGTGCCTACGAGCAGCGGCTACTCTCCGACAGAAGAGAGACCGTTTAAGACAGAAGACAAAGACGAAGCAGCAATAGGTGTTAAATCGGCCAATGTCTCAGACAGTGCTGCTTTTATTGGAGATAAGACAGCGTCTGAAGAGTCTGAAGAATCCAGTGAagacaatgaggaggaggaggaagacgactcTTACACCGAGAAGGATCTACAGCCCACTGTCAAGGCCAAGCTAATGGAGGCTAAAGAGGGGTGCTTCTTGGACGACGACTTCGCCACTGAGGCCAAATCTGCAAAGACGGAAACACAAGTCGAGGGCACTGAGAAGACAAATGTGTCCTTCAGCACAGATAAACCAAAACCTCCAATGATGTACtcagatgaagatgaaaaagaTGATGAAATCCAAAGTGGCGAAGGGTCTCAGAAGCCCTTATCAACAGATCAAAATAAAGTAGACGTAGAAGAAGAAAGCGAGGAGGAAACAGATGACGCTTCTCATGAGCAGGAGAAAAGTGTTCATTTCAACCTCTACAATTTTCCAGAGAAGGAGAGCAAAGAAAAGGCAGTGTACATAAGACAGGACACGCCTTATGTGCATGGCAAAACATTCTCTTACAGCGACATCTACGGCTCAGTGGACTCTGATTCATATTGTCAGGAGTCTGTAGATAAAGAGGAGATAGACGGCGCAAAAGATGAAGCGGATATGCAGAAACCAGAGCCCCAGACCCCGGTGACGGCCCCGCAACCAATGCTAGAGAAGGAGGGATTTAAGGTCTCTTTCGGAAAAGACGCCTACGCCTCCCCTTGGCTTGACTCAAAGAGCGATTCCGCTATACCTCCATTTGAAGAGGTCAAAGACACATTTGCATACAACACAGTGAGCCGATTCCCCTCAGCGGCCGATGGACCCGAGGCTCTGTCCACTTCTTTGTCGCCGGGTAAAGACGATTCTTTTAAAAGCCCGACTGACGGCACCGAGCCCCAGACCTACCCGTCGCCTCGCGACGCCGCCGCAGGctttgaggagagaggagggtgcTTGGAGGTGGACATGCGAAAACTGACAGCGAGGGATGAGGAAGACTACGATGACGATGTTGTGGATGAAGACGACTCGGACGAGGCagacgaagacgaggaggacaGCGACGACGGGGGCGTGGTCGATTCTGATACGGAGAAAGGTGCCAAAGAGACGTCCGAGAAGGATGTTAAGAGTCCGATCAGTGAAATGTTCGGATTGCAGAGGCCTGAATTCATGGTTTCTATGGCTGGATACGGCTACAACAGCCAAGGGACGCCGAGTAGCTCCAGCTCACTCACAAAGACTGAACAACAAGTGAAGGTTGACTCTTCATTCTTTAGCGCAAAGCAAACCGATTTGAGAGATATGAGCTTCTCTGGCCAGCCCTTGGGGTTTGAGTGCTCATATGGGAGTAGTGAGAAAGACTCCTTTTTATCAAGTAAGACCACAGGAAAAGATAAAGAGGATTTCCCTTTGAAATCAACAGAGGACAGTTATTACCAGAATCAAAAAGATGAAACACCGGACCCTCTGAGTAAGACATCGCTGGACACAAGCTTTCAATACACGACCACCGCCGCCCCTGGGTACTCCTCCTCATCGGCCTATAGCTACTCCTCGTCCACCTCGGGCTCCCTTTCCACCAGCCGTCAGTTCGGAGAAGAGCTGGAGACGCCTGCCGAGCCCCTCTTTGAGTACTCCTCCTTTAAAGATGAACAGGGCATGGacccctccttctccagctgcgCAGGAGCCAAAGACGACTATCTGGAAGTGTCAGAGAAACAGGTCGAGTCCACCTCCAGTTTAACTCGTTTTTCACCCCGAAGCCCATTTGATGAGGGGAAAACATTTCCCTCACTCTCGTCCACTGCCTTTGCTGAAGATAAAAATGAGCATAAGACAAAGTCAGGTGGAGTAATGGACAAAGGCCCTCAAATGGATTGCTTCTATAAGCCTGAATGGTCAAAGGGGCCCAAGCTGGACACGGCTGTTGGGTTTGGGGCCTCATCAGGAGCGTTTGCTCAGCATTCAGAgatagacaaagacaaagaggcgGCCAGTGCCGCCCTGTTTGGTGTCACTTCCTCACCCCGACCCGAGATCGAAGGCAAGCATTACTTTGAGGAGACGGAGAGCagcgaagaggaggacgaggaggcttACATGCGGGAGATGACTCGTAGGTCGCCCTCGGGGGGCCTGGCTAGCCTCTCCTTTTCTGACAAACCCGTCCCTCAAGCTGCCTGTGAAAAGACAGCTGGCGCTCTCCCCGATGTTTTCAGCTCCTACGTGCCCTTGCCTTTCCAGTCCAACAAGCCGGACACGGTCAACGGCCCCAAGGAGGTGGCCTCGGCGGTAGCCGGGGCAGCAGACGGCGGTGCAGCAGCCGGCAGGGCTTCCTCGGGCACGGCTAAGGTGGAGCCCAGAGAGGGAGCAGTGGCCTACAGGAGCTCTTTCGAGTGGGAGATGTCAAAGTCTCAGATGGGGATGGTGCCCGGAGACTCCCCTCCCCATTACCGCCACGACGATGAGTTCGAAGAAGAGTGCGAGACGGAGCCAGAACACCCGGCCCGcccgctgtctctctcttcgGCGGATCAGCCCTTCCGCTCTCCGTTCTACAGCGAGGAGCACAGCCGAGGAGGacgggacgacgacgacgacgatgatgacgaaGAAGACAGCGATCAGGATCTCGCCAGCGATGTGCCCTTGGGAGCCACCTCCTCTTATGCCAGTCGCAGCTCCCCTGGGTATTCCTCCTCCGAGTATAGGCAGCCCAAGCAGGACCTCTCGCCATCGTTCATCAACCCGTGCATGCGGCATTTATCCAGCGAAGAGGACGAGCGTGAGCGCCGCAGCGATCAGTCGCAAGAAGCCGAAGGGCACGATCTGTCGGTGAAGAGGAGGGACCACAAGCAGCCCCATCAGCACGGCGGCTCTCTGCAGCAGGCGGGTGGTGCGCCGGCGGGGCTGGGCCTGGCAACCGAGGACACACCGCCCACCTCCGTCAGCGAGTCTTTAGCCTCTCAGTCAGACTCCGATGTCCCACAGGTCGCTGGCGAGGGCATCTTGGACTCAGATGAAGATGCCGACTACATGCCCATTGATAAAATATCCACCGCGGGTGGAGGCAGCCATCATTCCTCGAGCAGGAGCAAcgaccctcctcctgctcccttcATGGACCCCTACCCTAATCCCCCCCGCCCAGACGTTTGCATGGTGGACCCCGACTCTCTGGGCAACGGCCTAGTGAAGAAAGAGCCGAAAGCCAAGGGCTTAAAGAAGACTTCTGGGAAAACGaaatctgcgtccccggccaggCGCAAGAGGTCTCCCATGCCCGTGAAACAGATGCCGTCTCCTCGCAGCGCCtccctgaagaagaaggaggccgACAAGAGCTCTCGGATGTCTCGTCTGTCGGACGGTCAGGGCTCCAAAGACGACGACCTCTCCAGGTCGAGCTACAACCCCGGCAAGACGCTGCTAAATGGGGTGAAGAGCAGTTCAG GTTCTCAGAAGTCCGGTTCGGCGGGGGCTCCCGGGCTTCCTATTTACGTGGATCTCGCCTACGTCCCCAACCACTGCAGCGCCAAGAACGTAGACCAAGAGTTTTTCAAGCGCGTCCGCTCTGCTTACTACGTGGTCAGTGGTAACGACGCGGCGAGCGGCGAGCCCGGCCGAGGGGTCCTTGATGCGCTGCTGGATGGCAAAGCTCAGTGGGGGTCCAACCTACAG GTGACGCTGATCCCGACCCACGACACGGAGGTGACCCGCGACTGGTACCAGCAGACCCACGAGAGGCAGCAGGAGCTGAACATCATGGTGctggcctccagcagcaccgTTGTCATGCAGGACGAGTCTTTCCCCGCCTGCAAGATCGAGTTTTAa